The following are from one region of the Thiocapsa rosea genome:
- a CDS encoding ParM/StbA family protein, which yields MYVVGLDIGYSNVKIAAGPRGDLQRLIVRPAGAAPRERLGERIGAAAEEGSATGTAVDRPVPVDLDGVLWAAAIEPERFEDWQRPLHEDYPATPSYHALALAALQLTGQRAIDVVVTGLPVAQAGDPRRRERLKRLLTGRHGNGEARLEVGEVRVVPQPIGAYLDLVYAATDEEILERIETGTVIVLDAGFYSFDWALVVKGELRRSASGTSLEAMSVLLERAAQEAAAEAGGKPQPLGLEAALRAGRAHVLQAGHRLSVPTLLGRVAGPVCAVALESLRRSLRRESASVDLVLIAGGGGSYYVRAAAGLFPGATVVVAPDPIGANARGFHRYAG from the coding sequence ATGTACGTCGTCGGACTGGATATCGGCTATTCGAATGTGAAGATCGCGGCAGGGCCTCGCGGAGACCTGCAGCGACTCATCGTGCGCCCGGCCGGAGCCGCTCCGCGGGAGCGTCTGGGCGAGCGCATCGGCGCGGCCGCGGAGGAGGGCAGCGCGACGGGCACGGCCGTCGATCGGCCGGTCCCGGTCGATCTGGACGGCGTGCTCTGGGCGGCGGCAATCGAGCCCGAGCGCTTCGAGGACTGGCAGCGCCCGCTGCACGAAGACTATCCGGCCACCCCGAGCTATCACGCCCTGGCCCTGGCCGCGCTGCAGCTGACGGGGCAGCGCGCCATCGACGTGGTCGTGACCGGGCTGCCGGTCGCCCAAGCCGGCGACCCTCGCCGTCGGGAGCGCCTGAAGCGGCTTCTGACCGGGCGGCACGGCAACGGCGAGGCGCGCCTCGAGGTCGGGGAGGTGCGGGTCGTTCCGCAGCCGATCGGCGCCTACCTCGATCTGGTCTATGCCGCGACGGACGAGGAGATCCTCGAGCGCATCGAGACCGGCACCGTCATCGTGCTGGACGCCGGCTTCTATTCCTTCGATTGGGCGCTCGTCGTCAAAGGGGAGCTGCGCCGCAGCGCCAGCGGCACCAGCCTGGAGGCCATGTCGGTGCTGCTGGAGCGGGCCGCCCAGGAAGCCGCGGCCGAGGCGGGCGGCAAACCCCAGCCGCTGGGTCTGGAGGCCGCACTGCGTGCCGGGCGCGCACATGTGCTGCAGGCCGGACATCGCCTGTCGGTGCCGACCCTGCTCGGGCGTGTGGCCGGACCGGTCTGCGCGGTCGCCCTGGAGAGCCTGCGCCGATCCCTGCGCCGCGAGAGCGCGAGCGTGGATCTTGTGTTGATCGCCGGAGGCGGCGGAAGCTATTACGTGCGGGCGGCGGCCGGGCTGTTTCCGGGTGCGACGGTCGTGGTGGCCCCGGATCCGATCGGTGCGAACGCACGGGGGTTTCATCGCTATGCCGGCTGA